TTTCGAATTGGTGAGAATCTATATTTGTCTCTATATATCTGGGATCTCTCTCTATCGTAGTTATGATTGGGAATGGCTGTTCATAGTTCTGAAATGAAGACATCTGAATGCTAGTGCTCATGGTTGCACCAGGAGATCTTGCCGTAGATCTGAATATTCTTCTGGCAATTGTTCTGCCCCAGTAATCTGTAAGAGAAATTTGATATCCAGCTTTTCTTTTATCTCTGACTTCTATCTGAAGCTCTTTGTAGTACGAAAAGATCTTCTCAAGGGGAGTATCCCTGGTATACCCTTTGATATTGGGAGTTACactattgttattgttattgttgacAAACATGGACTTCATAAACTTGACAATCATATTGTTGGGTGATGGTCCGTTCATATCATCTTTTGTAAGAAGTAGCTGGTTGGGTGTCTTCTTTACGAAGAACGAATATATAtttccaaagaaagaagtctcttcttggctcttcttctttagtggttcttctttctttatctcCGTCCCGCTCTTGTTGTCTTGTATTCGAACTTGAGTCTGAATTCCAATTGGGTCGAAACTGGGTACTCCCTCTAATAGTTGATGTTCCAAATCCCACGACTCTTTCAAGCCATCAATCGTAGGAAAGTCGTTGACAAACTGACTCATTACTAACCACGACCCGCCTGAAATACCTGCGATATAGCTACTTGCTTGGAGGATGCCTCCTAGACGTTCGCTAGTATTTTCGTTTCTAATGTCCAAAGCTGCTACACATCCCGCTCCTATCAACATAGATCTGTATCCTCCACCAGAAAAAGCTAGTGCAATCTTTGTAGGTTTTGCTTTTAGTCGAGAGAACAAGTCATAGTTGAACCCTGGTATTttggagttcttgaaaaattctctTAGGGAGATCTCTGTTTTTGAATTCCTTCTAGTAGTATACTCTTTCTCGTCACTTGATATTTCCTAGATTATTAGTAGctttcaaaatttgaagCATGTCAAGTGATTACATACATTATTTGCAGTTCTGATAAGCGATGTGGAAGGACATATTACTGTGTATGGAGCGTATGACAGGCCCCAAAGGTATTGGCCTTTAGTTGATTTTAATTGATTGTTAACCAAGAGATTGTTCGCTACAAACGTGAAGTTGGTATAGAGTGAAGAGTTGACAAAAGAATAAGCACATTCTACCTCTACCAAGATGTACATGAACAATTGCAGTAGAAGCAATGATACTGCTTTGAATTTCATGGTTTAAATTGTAGTGTTCTTATATACCTAGTGAAGataaatggctgcaaacATCTTCCCATTGGTAGGcacatttcttcaagcGCTACCACAGTTTTAGCAACCATTTGAAAATGACTTTATACACACACTTTCTATATTTCAGTAGTTCTATCGACTTTTCTACATTTGAAAATTTATAGAGTTCTTATATTTTATAAATCAATCTATAATATTATGAGTATAGAAATAAACAATTATTATATAGAcaaaaaaggaagaaatatGAATGAGGTTGGGCTACAATAATAGCTTAgaattcttcgtcagaagAAACGTAGGCATCACccaattccttcttcttcttcattctttccttcttcttctttctcaactcAGCAgaagacaacttcttcttcttcttagcaCCGGCAACCTTGTTACCCATAGCATCgaatttgtcttcttcatcatcttcctTGTTTTCCAATCTTGGACCAGCACCTTGACCTTGGACCCAGTTGTGACCGGATGGAGTCATTCTACCGTCCAAAACAGCCCAGACTTCTTCAGTCAAGTCCTTGGTGAATTCAGCAGAGTGGGTAATGATAACAATACCACCTTCGAAAGCCTTCAAGGCCTTGGACAAAGCACCCAAAGAGTCACGGTCCAAGTAGTTGGTTGGTTCATCCAAGACGATCAAATGAGGTCTTTGCCAGGTACAAGCAGCCAAGACCAACTTGACCTTTTGACCACCAGACAAACCTCTGATTCTGGAGTGAGAAACCAATTCGGTTTCAAGACCCAACATGGCACAGTGTTCTTCGATTTCCTTTCTGGTCAAAGGTCTGAATTGACCGGAAGCCAAGGCTTCCTTCATATCGACTTCAGCGACCAACTTGGAGTGGGTTTCCATCAATTCACCTCTTGGCAACCAGGTGTTGTCAACAGACATCATTGGGACCCATCTTTCGTTCTTCATACCAACGTTTTCACCCAAGTTCCAGGAGATTTCGTATTCGTaagagttcttgaactttcTTCTAGCATGAATACCAgcaattcttcttggggTACCTTCGAccttgaagatcttgttcatGTTTTGCTCGTCGGATTCAGAGATTTGTCTGGAAGCTCTGTCCATGGTTTCTCTGTCTTCACCAGTTTGGAATCTCCATTGGATATATTCAGATGGGGTTTTGTCCAAGTGGTTATCAATGTGAGCGAAAGCGTGTTGCTTAATGTAAGCGATACGACAGTTTTCGTGGACGTAAACTTCACCAGTAGTTGGCAATAATTCACCAGTCAAGACGTTAATCAAGGTAGACTTACCAGCACCGTTTGGACCAATGACAGCAATTCTGGAAGACAAAGAACATTGGAAGTTAATGTCTTGGATTTGTGGCTTAGTGGTACCTGGGTATTGGAAAGACATGGAAGACACCTTAACAATGGCCTTTTGCTTGGTCTTGACACCTTCCAAGAAACCTGGTTCTGGGAATCTGAATTCCAAGTCAGAGGCACCCAACTCGTAGTAAGATTGAGCAGAAGGACACTTCTTGACGAATTCAGATAAGTTACCCTTGtactttctcaacttgaaaCCTTCGTAGTGGATAATGTATTCACAGACGTTGTCCAAGAAACCGGAGTCGTGGGAAACAATGATGGAAGTGATACCACAGGTTTCCAAGTAGTTGACCAACCAAGCGACGTTGACAGTGTCCAAATGGTTAGTTGGTtcatccaacaacaagatgtcAGCGTTCTTCAAGACAGCTCTGGCCAAGgccaacttcatcttccaacCACCAGACAAAGATTGAATAGGCATCTTGGTCATGGCATCGGAGAAACCGAAttcaatcaacttttcgGTGACGACTTCTTCAGTCAAACCAACTTCACCATCTTGGATGACGAATTCAGTGACAGTAGTGTCGGCGTGAGTACCATCAATGTCGTGTTCGACGTAGACAGTCTTACATTCATCTTGGGTTGGGaaaccttcaacttgaccGTTGGCAATGGCTCTCATCAAGGTGGACTTACCAGCACCGTTAGGACCACACAAACCGtatcttctgtttctcttcaatctcaattgagtcttgttcaacaagatcttaGCACCGTAGGCCAACGAGAACTCACAGTTACACAAgtcttcaccttcatcttcttcgtcttcgaAGGCAGGAGGTTGTGGGATGTTGTCAAGGGCTCTCTttctgaattcttcaatgatGTCCTTGGATTCAGCTTCGTGCAAGAAGATGGTAGCAAATGGCAAGATGTTGTGCAACCAAGCTTCAGGCTGGATTTCTCTTTCGTCGATCAAGTCACCGGCAATAGCAGCAATGTAGGTCTTGACAACGTCGAATCTcttgttgatgttctttccttccaacaacttttcgaaTTCACCCAAGGTAACTGGAATGTCACCAGCAGTAGAGACTTCTGGGATAACATCGTCCTCACCAACGGTACCAACTCTCTTCAAGGTGTTCAAGGCTCTTTGGGTAACGTCACGGGCTTCTGGATCAGCCATGGTTTGGAAGTTAGCCTTCAAGCCTGGCAAcaatttgtccaagaaAGGAGCTACAACTTGTGGGTCTTCGACCAACTTACACATGTTGTCGACAATGACAGCAGCCTTTCTCTTGATGGCAGTGTCACGTTCAGCCAAACCTCTGGACAACAATGGGACCATGATGGACAAAGTGGCCATGGTGACTTCGGAAACGAAGGTGGTGGCACCCAATAAGTGAACGGTTTCTGGAACTTCGGTTGGCTTAGCAATACATTCAATCAACTTAGGGATAAACTTTTCGATATCCTTGTTGTCGATGGTTTCAGTAGACTTGGTCATGGTAGCAGTGGAGGCTTCCTTGACTTCCTTCTTGGTATCCCACATGGATTCGGACAAGACAGGGATCAATTCAGGCATTCTCAAGGCAATCTGGTCCTTGGCAGTGTCAACCAATTGAGTGATCGATCTCAAGACGGCAACCTTTTCGGTCCACTTGTTGGTGGTAGTCAAagattccaacaactttggCAAGAGGACCTTGATGGCGGTTGGGGTGATGGCAGTGGAAATGGCCAACAAGGCGTCGGAGGCAGCAGTTTGAACATCCTTGTCCTTGTCACCAGCCTTAGCAGCAACGTCAGCAACCAACTCAACAACATATGGCTCAATGGATGGAGACAAAGCGTTGGCAGAGGCAATGTGTCTGTAAGCTTGCAAGGCACCAATGGCAGTGGCCTTGTTGGAgatttgcttcttcaagtcctGGAAGAACTCAACAGGAGCATCGTGCTCAACGATGGAtgagttcaagaaggacGAGAGTGAAGCAGCAGCATCATCCTTGTTATCAGCCACCTGTAATTTGGCTAATAACTCGGAAAGCACCTCGGTGGAGTATTTGGATTCACTGGCGGCGGACATTTCCAATATGGTGAGGaggaaagaaaagaagaactgaaTCAGCAAAACTTTTTTTTAGCGTCAACCGCCATTTTTATAAATTCCACCATACTTaacaaaaaaattttcactatgCTAGAATCTCTGCGCTGCGCAGATGGAAAAAAAGATTTGAGCCGCACGCGCCGCACACTCCGTTTTGGGACacatttctttttcagaatCTTAATAATAAATATCGCTTCAGCGACTGGCTGGCCGTTGTTGGCCACGGGCTGGCCGTTATGGTTCGAAATGTCGAGAATTCGAATTGCCGAAAACAGAATTCTACAAGGGCCAAACAGactggtttcttcttgttccacTTTTTTATCTATCTTACTGGTCCATTGTCAACGTGTAATGTACTGCGAATGCTATCTATCAATTCTGTTACCCGGATCCTTTGTGTAACGGTACTTTTCTGTTGCAGTCTCACGTTTACACTTACCCGGCCACCATCTCCATGTGACTCTGATGAAGGGCCCATGCCGCCATATATAGCTATCTCATAATCTAGCATTGGAAGATAGGATGATTCAGGGTGGTGATTGAAAGGAATTGAATGGTAGCACGCGTCCTGAATTAACCAATTGGATGTTTTTGCCAACTTCTGTAATCAGCAATTTAACCCGTTTCGTCGAGGCTAGTCCCACACGTTGACTCCTTGTCCCTGATCTATTGGTGGTAGTTAGTCTTGCATAGGAACTCTATCTCATCGCTGAGCCAGTCGTGTGACTATGCTCACATGATCCCTTTAATGCTATAACTCCTCATAGTGCCAGATATCCTAACAGTTCAGGTAGAACTTGGCAGTCGCTAGAAGTTTTTGTGGACCGAATGACCGAATGACCAATTCAATATACGAATAACGTGACAAGAATTATCCACACCATGCAAATTTCAGAACATTCCATTTGCATGAATGGGGAAGCTGAGCTCGAAGGATACCAAATATTGGTAGGACAGTCTTCCGAACAATGGCACGTAGGATTTGGAGTCAAGTGGATGCAACTTCCGGGTCAACTGTGCAACCTTTGCGTTCTACTCGAAATCCAGAACTAGCTTAGTAGTGACAATTTTTTGGTTCGTACAAAAGGAAAATAATGCACAGACTTCAAGCGTGAACCTGCCATCAGCGGAATTCATACAAACGGCAAGTCAACTTGGAATATGTAGCTATTCTTCAGTATATGTTGATTTGCAATCATAATCTTTCAGTTTTATCTATGTGCGTTCCAATATTTTTAGACCAAGATATGCACTAGACACTCTCTGTAGGATAGTATCAGCTTCTAGTATACCTGTGCCTTGCAGTAGAGCCgaaaaagaacaaatcaTTGTTAGATTAAAGTGGTTTTCACTGCATACAAAGATAGTATGATTATGCACAAGCAGCGACTAGGAACGGAAGAATTTAACAGCTACTTTCTCCAAAATAGCCGGCTTTCTCGAGAAATGtggagaatttgaaaagcAATAGCAAATACCGCAAGCTACCCAAAAAAGTCTGTAGGAATTACCGTGGTCCCTTCATTCCGGCCATTCTCCGTGTTGTTGTACATAACGATCGAGCAAATCCTGCAACGTCTCACCTTGTCCATCAAGTCTTTAAGAAATTGTGGTCTTAGGTCTATTATTGCGTGTCACCCCTGCCTCATAATAGACAAATATAGGACAAACTAACTGCAGCCTACAAGTTATTGTTTGTATGTTTCTAACGGAAACTGTGCCTAGTAGACAATCTCCATGTATTGTCCACAGTGCGTATTCTCTGGCTCGTATTTATGAGCTTTTGTGTCGCTGCCATTAGACTCGTTCCAGAAAACATTCCAGGTTCGCTTCCTTTTTACACGATTTGGCAGGCTGGTATTGCTCGTCACATCAGTAGCTTCACATATACATACAGTTTCCTTCTACAGTTATTTTAGTAGAACCCTgctttttgaattcttcaattttcctgtttattttttttcagcCGTCatattatttcttctaATCGTCTTTCCAATCTTTTATTCATTCTATAAGTTCTTTCTACGAAGCCATGCTCATAGATAAAGAGTCTCGTTATGATAGACAGCTCCGGTTGTGGGCCTCGACGGGCCAAACCAACCTTGAGAACTCCCATATCTGTCTCATCAACGCCACTCCTACTGGCTCCGAAATCCTCAAAAACTTGGTCCTTCCTGGTATCGGCGAGTTCACCATTATCGATAATAGACGGGTAACACCGCAAGACTTGTCAGGgaacttctttctcaaaaGGCAGGATTTAAACCAAGTGCTAGCAGATGCAGTAAAAGCCAATCTCAGCGAATTGAACTCGGAAGTATGCGGCCATTCGATCAACAGATCCATCATATCCATTCTCCTGGAAGAATCCCATCAATTCTGGGACCAGTTCAACGTAGTCATCGTCAGCGACTATGTGCCTCAGCTCGAGCTTCTCAAGGAGATTCTCTGGAATAAAAAGACGCCTCTCCTTATTGTCAACACCATAGGATTTTACGGTTCACTCAACATCATCGCCAACGAAATCACCGTCATCGAAACTCACGACCCTTCACGACTTTACGACTTAAGAATAGATAAGCCCTGGCCAGAATTGCAGGCCTTTGTAAACTCGATAGACTTGGACTCGTTGGATGATACAGATCATGCTCATGTACCATACATTGTCATATACATCAAAGCATTACAGACGTGGAAAGTAGATCATAACGGTCTGGTACCTCAGAACTACCACGAAAAGAAACTCTTCCGCTCCtacattgaacaactcTCAAGAAACATTAACCTCGAGGCCAACTTCATCGAAGCTTCCAACTCCATTCACAGAGCATTACAGACAACAGGCATTCCAATTTCTATCCAGAAATTGTTTGAAAAGGTAACCGCGGCCAATGAAAGCTTCGATGCATCCACGCCCATCTTCTGGATCTTTATCAAGGCACTCAAGCGATTTGTAGAAAAAAATGACAACCAGCTCCCGCTTCCGGGAACCTTACCTGACATGGCTTCCGATACTACTAGCTATTTGTGTTTGCAGACCATATATAGAGAAAAGGCTTGGAAAGACCAAGAACTTTTCACAAGGGAAGTCATCAAGGTCCTAGAAGAAGTGGGAAGGtctaaagaagaactcaatCGAGACTCCATCACAAGTTTCTGCAAAAATTCTCAAATGCTATATGTGACTTCAGGTTCGAAAAAACTTTACAGTTCCAGTCTAATAcaagagttgttgaacagtTCTAACGATGCCGAAAACGATCCCTACAACACGTTGGGTATCTACTTTGCGATATTGACGTACAATTTATTCATAGAAAAGTGCAACAGATCACCTACCTTGAAGGATTTGGACTTGCTCGAGATATTGTTTGCTGATAACATCTTAAATCGTTCTTCGGTCCCAAGTTCTGTAATAACTACGTTCAGAGAATTACTAAGTCATAATACTCGTCATTACCATAATATCAATAGTTTGATGGGTGGAATTGCCAGTCAAGAAGTGCTTAAACTTGCAACAGCACAGTATACCCCACTAGACAATCTCTTTGTATTTGATGGTATTCGTTCTGtgagtgaaaaatggaagATTTAGTATCTATTAACCTGTATAGTTGTTTGTATCAATCCTATAAATCATCGAATGAACCTTGCATCAGGCCAGAGTTTgcctttttcttcttgttacTCTTTACGATGTCCTTCCAGTCGACTTTTGTCTCTTCGTCGTCCGAAGATTCTTCCATGATCTGTTTTTCAATggcttctctttttctcttcatcttctcccgtctttcttgtttcgtTTCCTTTGTTTCTGTCTTACTGGACCATGCTTCATTTTTGACCTTCAACTCCTTTCTCCTCTTTGCATCAGctatcttcttgatcttttctgcattcaagttttccaaTCTCGATGCTTCCTGCTGGTTATCTGCATAACTATATTTGTCCATATCGATGGGTTCGCCTAGCCATCCATCATCAGGCATATTATCATTAGGTATATATTTCGACTCGGGCATTTTGGGTAATCTCAACAACCCATACATCTTAGCTATCCCAAGATAATCCAAAGTCTGGTATCTGAAGATAGAAGTTGCCATATGTTTGGTGTAGTATCTGACAAATCCAACATACGACTTGATTGCAATTTCATGGCGGGCCCTGTCATCAAGCATATACTTTCTGAGTTTGTCTTGGAACTGTTGATGGTCACTCTGGTTCAAGTCTGGCGTTGGCATTTCTTGCATTGCTACACCCTTCACTTCCATGAAATCAACATAGTCTAGCTCTCGACTACCATCGTTTAACATGACAATAGCACGCCCAACCTTATTGGCTCTTCCAGTTCTACCACATCTGTGCAAAAACACATCTGGATCAGTTGGAGGATCTAACTGGATAACCAAGTCTACATCTGGGATATCGATACCTCTGGCTGCTACATCTGTGGTCATCAAGATATGTTTGTTCAATGCCACATCTCCATCCGTGAAACTTTGCAATGTTCTTAATCTTGGTTTGGTAGCAAGCTGCCCATGTAATGAGTAGAATTTGAACGATTCAGTGTTGTCATTTCCATTGACAATTTTCTGGAAGATAGAATAAAAGTGCTTAACAGATGTACAGGTAGGGAAATATACAATACACTTCTTGTATCTGTAATCGTGCAATAACTTTATTAAAGTAGTGATCTTTTTTTCTGGTTCTATCATTAGATAGGAGATATGCAATGCTGAAGGAGCTGAGTTGGCAGTGGTAGACTTGGACTTCACAGCCACCTTCACTGGGTTGTTCATGCCTGCTCTAAAAATTGTATTTCCAGCAGCTGAAATAGTAGCTGAAAAAAGTCccgttcttctttgttttggTAATCTCTTTAGGATGTTAACAACATCCTTTTCGAATGAGAAGTCCAATAGCTTGTCTGCTTCATCTAAAATAGCTATCTCTACCGAATTCATTTTTACATATTGTGAAGACATGAAGTCAAGCATTCTACCAGGTGTGGCAATCAAGATATGAGGTTtatctttcaagaaacgATCCAAGTCATCTCTCACTGTGGAAAGGGAACCCACAAGCAACTGTGTTTTAATAGGAATTTTATCTTCAGGTAAATATTCGATGACATTGTTGAATACGGATTGGATTTGACTAGCGAGTTCTCTAGTAGGAGATAATACAATAGCAAGCATGTGTCCTTGTTTAACTTTTTCGGGGGCTtcgccttcttcttgtgagTCATACAAACGGTTCGAGACTTTCTGTAAGACGGGTATAGCAAATGCAAGAGTTTTGCCTGAACCAGTCACTGCTTCTACGACAACATCTTTGTTCCCACTAAGTAAAGGAATCGTAGCAGCTTGTACTGGGGTCATGGTAGGGAACCCCAACGAGGCAATCGCTTCTTTGATCCATGGTTGGAGGTCATACTGGAGATTTTTCCAGTCGAGTGAAcctttctttgtttccaTTATACTTGTCTATTTAGTATTGTAGTAGCTGGTGGTGAACGTAAAAAATTAAGATGAGATGCGATGATTCAAATTTTATTTATCTCTGCTTCTTAAAAATTGCATGTACAGATGATAAATATCTGAGACAGGATGTTTCTATTATGACTGTCTAATattcttgactttgaatGGATGACCAGGTATAAACGGgctattcttcaagaaacatAAGTCAACATAAAATTCACAGTAAGTAATTATTATTATAGCAGCCAAATCTTTTTTCGAAGTGAGACTTTTACGATGAGCATCAAtaccaatttcaacttttcacttccagCGAGCCTATTACTGGGATCCAGCAGTAGTATCAAATACCAGGTGTATGCTAAGGTATAGACCGACGTGGGCGATGCTCAAAAGGACATTTAGCAGCATGACCAAAACAGAAGCAAGGGTCGATTATGAAAACTGGACTAAAGAACAGCTTATAGAAAGAATCCAACAGTTGGAAAATTCATCCTCGAAATTAAACTCAACACTTCCAGTTGCTAGTCCAGTTGTAAACGATGCAGTTGCTTCCGCAAAAGACATAAGTAGATCAGAGTCTGCTCCTCCAATCATGGACATGGCCACAGAAGGgtcaaagaaaaagaaaaaggtTCGAACTTTCGATATGAACAAATACAACAAGAGATTTATAGCATTGAAATTTGCCTATTTAGGTTGGAACTACAACGGATTGGCCTACCAGCT
This window of the Scheffersomyces stipitis CBS 6054 chromosome 6, complete sequence genome carries:
- the ETF3 gene encoding translation elongation factor (Elongation factor 3A (EF-3A) (EF-3) (Translation elongation factor 3A) (Eukaryotic elongation factor 3) (eEF3) (Yeast elongation factor 3)~go_component membrane~go_function ATP binding~go_process transport), which translates into the protein MSAASESKYSTEVLSELLAKLQVADNKDDAAASLSSFLNSSIVEHDAPVEFFQDLKKQISNKATAIGALQAYRHIASANALSPSIEPYVVELVADVAAKAGDKDKDVQTAASDALLAISTAITPTAIKVLLPKLLESLTTTNKWTEKVAVLRSITQLVDTAKDQIALRMPELIPVLSESMWDTKKEVKEASTATMTKSTETIDNKDIEKFIPKLIECIAKPTEVPETVHLLGATTFVSEVTMATLSIMVPLLSRGLAERDTAIKRKAAVIVDNMCKLVEDPQVVAPFLDKLLPGLKANFQTMADPEARDVTQRALNTLKRVGTVGEDDVIPEVSTAGDIPVTLGEFEKLLEGKNINKRFDVVKTYIAAIAGDLIDEREIQPEAWLHNILPFATIFLHEAESKDIIEEFRKRALDNIPQPPAFEDEEDEGEDLCNCEFSLAYGAKILLNKTQLRLKRNRRYGLCGPNGAGKSTLMRAIANGQVEGFPTQDECKTVYVEHDIDGTHADTTVTEFVIQDGEVGLTEEVVTEKLIEFGFSDAMTKMPIQSLSGGWKMKLALARAVLKNADILLLDEPTNHLDTVNVAWLVNYLETCGITSIIVSHDSGFLDNVCEYIIHYEGFKLRKYKGNLSEFVKKCPSAQSYYELGASDLEFRFPEPGFLEGVKTKQKAIVKVSSMSFQYPGTTKPQIQDINFQCSLSSRIAVIGPNGAGKSTLINVLTGELLPTTGEVYVHENCRIAYIKQHAFAHIDNHLDKTPSEYIQWRFQTGEDRETMDRASRQISESDEQNMNKIFKVEGTPRRIAGIHARRKFKNSYEYEISWNLGENVGMKNERWVPMMSVDNTWLPRGELMETHSKLVAEVDMKEALASGQFRPLTRKEIEEHCAMLGLETELVSHSRIRGLSGGQKVKLVLAACTWQRPHLIVLDEPTNYLDRDSLGALSKALKAFEGGIVIITHSAEFTKDLTEEVWAVLDGRMTPSGHNWVQGQGAGPRLENKEDDEEDKFDAMGNKVAGAKKKKKLSSAELRKKKKERMKKKKELGDAYVSSDEEF
- a CDS encoding predicted protein (go_function catalytic activity) — encoded protein: MLIDKESRYDRQLRLWASTGQTNLENSHICLINATPTGSEILKNLVLPGIGEFTIIDNRRVTPQDLSGNFFLKRQDLNQVLADAVKANLSELNSEVCGHSINRSIISILSEESHQFWDQFNVVIVSDYVPQLELLKEILWNKKTPLLIVNTIGFYGSLNIIANEITVIETHDPSRLYDLRIDKPWPELQAFVNSIDLDSLDDTDHAHVPYIVIYIKALQTWKVDHNGSVPQNYHEKKLFRSYIEQLSRNINLEANFIEASNSIHRALQTTGIPISIQKLFEKVTAANESFDASTPIFWIFIKALKRFVEKNDNQLPLPGTLPDMASDTTSYLCLQTIYREKAWKDQELFTREVIKVLEEVGRSKEELNRDSITSFCKNSQMLYVTSGSKKLYSSSLIQELLNSSNDAENDPYNTLGIYFAILTYNLFIEKCNRSPTLKDLDLLEILFADNILNRSSVPSSVITTFRELLSHNTRHYHNINSLMGGIASQEVLKLATAQYTPLDNLFVFDGIRSVSEKWKI
- the SPB4 gene encoding ATP dependent RNA helicase (involved in the maturation of 25S ribosomal RNA~go_function nucleic acid binding; helicase activity; ATP binding~go_function nucleic acid binding; helicase activity; ATP binding), producing the protein METKKGSLDWKNLQYDLQPWIKEAIASLGFPTMTPVQAATIPLLSGNKDVVVEAVTGSGKTLAFAIPVLQKVSNRLYDSQEEGEAPEKVKQGHMLAIVLSPTRELASQIQSVFNNVIEYLPEDKIPIKTQLLVGSLSTVRDDLDRFLKDKPHILIATPGRMLDFMSSQYVKMNSVEIAILDEADKLLDFSFEKDVVNILKRLPKQRRTGLFSATISAAGNTIFRAGMNNPVKVAVKSKSTTANSAPSALHISYLMIEPEKKITTLIKLLHDYRYKKCIVYFPTCTSVKHFYSIFQKIVNGNDNTESFKFYSLHGQLATKPRLRTLQSFTDGDVALNKHILMTTDVAARGIDIPDVDLVIQLDPPTDPDVFLHRCGRTGRANKVGRAIVMLNDGSRELDYVDFMEVKGVAMQEMPTPDLNQSDHQQFQDKLRKYMLDDRARHEIAIKSYVGFVRYYTKHMATSIFRYQTLDYLGIAKMYGLLRLPKMPESKYIPNDNMPDDGWLGEPIDMDKYSYADNQQEASRLENLNAEKIKKIADAKRRKELKVKNEAWSSKTETKETKQERREKMKRKREAIEKQIMEESSDDEETKVDWKDIVKSNKKKKANSGSMQGSFDDL